In a genomic window of Methanobrevibacter arboriphilus JCM 13429 = DSM 1125:
- a CDS encoding DASS family sodium-coupled anion symporter, with protein MDFKKIGLPLAIIVAIIIMVIPLDGLSYSGHMALALLAFAVIMWVTEALHLAVTSIIILFMQPILGIASFENVAIGFANPILFLMIGGFIIAEGIRKSGLVGRLTYVMLDKVGTTSSKGLFVSVFSTGILSAWIENVVAFALVLPIIKEIIDLMGCKDVCNAKSNFAKAMVLGASFASLAGGLATEIGTAPNLMAAAYTHIPFANWMVFGVPIAIIMLFVIWKWLGFVFPSEVKEVIGGKNTLTDKLDALGSMTKNEKIALSILLFTIVLWITAGFTGLNSYSIALIGASLFFIFRIIDWRDAQKNVDWGLIMFFGGALSLGAALLNTGAAAWLVNDIFHILGSNPSTMVLVLVLMVIGILITQVMSNVALAAILVPLSVTLAQSQSLPIGTFAVPVAIACSLSYMLPTADPTVAMAYGTGFVKIKEIFKAGAPLVFIGMIVSIIILFTIGEPFLAT; from the coding sequence ATGGACTTTAAAAAAATAGGCTTGCCATTAGCTATAATTGTGGCTATAATTATAATGGTTATACCTCTAGATGGTCTTAGTTACTCAGGTCATATGGCATTAGCACTTCTTGCTTTTGCTGTTATAATGTGGGTAACTGAAGCTCTTCATTTAGCAGTTACTTCTATTATTATATTATTTATGCAACCTATACTTGGTATTGCATCTTTTGAAAATGTAGCTATCGGATTTGCAAATCCTATTCTATTTTTAATGATAGGTGGATTTATTATAGCTGAAGGTATTAGAAAAAGTGGTTTAGTTGGAAGATTGACTTATGTCATGTTGGATAAAGTGGGAACGACATCGAGTAAGGGTTTATTTGTTAGTGTATTTTCAACTGGAATACTGTCAGCTTGGATTGAAAATGTAGTTGCATTTGCGTTAGTTCTTCCTATAATTAAAGAAATTATAGATTTAATGGGTTGTAAAGATGTTTGTAATGCAAAAAGTAATTTTGCAAAGGCTATGGTTTTAGGTGCTTCTTTTGCTTCTCTTGCTGGAGGTTTAGCTACTGAAATAGGTACTGCTCCAAACTTAATGGCTGCTGCATATACTCATATTCCATTTGCTAATTGGATGGTATTTGGTGTTCCTATTGCTATCATAATGTTATTTGTAATATGGAAATGGTTAGGTTTTGTTTTCCCATCAGAAGTTAAAGAGGTTATTGGTGGAAAAAATACTTTAACTGATAAATTAGATGCACTTGGATCTATGACTAAAAATGAAAAAATTGCTTTATCTATATTGTTATTTACAATTGTTTTATGGATTACAGCTGGTTTCACTGGCTTAAACAGTTATTCTATAGCTTTAATAGGAGCTTCACTTTTCTTTATATTTAGAATTATTGATTGGAGAGATGCTCAGAAAAATGTTGATTGGGGACTTATCATGTTTTTCGGAGGAGCATTATCATTAGGTGCTGCACTTTTAAATACTGGTGCTGCTGCATGGTTAGTTAATGATATATTCCATATTCTTGGTTCTAATCCATCTACAATGGTTTTAGTTTTAGTTTTAATGGTAATTGGTATTTTAATTACACAAGTAATGTCTAATGTGGCTTTAGCTGCTATTTTAGTACCATTATCTGTTACTTTAGCTCAATCTCAATCTTTACCAATTGGAACATTTGCAGTTCCTGTAGCTATTGCTTGTTCATTATCTTATATGCTTCCAACAGCTGATCCTACAGTTGCTATGGCATATGGTACTGGATTTGTAAAGATAAAAGAGATATTTAAGGCAGGAGCTCCGTTGGTATTTATTGGTATGATAGTTTCTATTATAATTTTATTTACTATTGGAGAACCATTTTTAGCAACTTAA
- the thsA gene encoding thermosome subunit alpha, translating to MAQGQGQPILVLPEGTNRILGRDAQRNNILAGKVLAETVRTTLGPKGMDKMLVDGLGDIVVTNDGVTILKEMDIEHPAAKMLVEVAKTQEDEVGDGTTTAVIIAGELLKKSESLLDMDIHPTIIAMGYRQAAEKAQEILEDICIDDIEKDTLVKVAMTAMTGKGTEKAREPLAQLVVDAVEQVAEDGEVESDHIKIEKKEGGTVDESALVQGVIIDKERVHPGMPKNLTDAKIALINSPIEVKETEMDAEISITDPTQMQAFIEQEETMVKDMVAKIASSGADVLFAQKGIDDLAQHYLAKEGIMAVRRVKKSDIEKLAKATGATVVSNIDDLAAEDLGSAGEVTEKKISGEDMIFVEKCKEAKAVTLLVRGSTKHIVDEIQRAIDDAIGVVAATVEDGKVVAGGGAPEIEMAKKLKDYADSISGREQLAVTAFAESLEVVPKTLAENAGLDSIDSLVDLRASHEDSPYMGLDVFDGKVTDMKEAGVIEPKRVKKQAIQSASEAAEMILRIDDVIASVGGGAPDMGGMDPAAMGGMPPMM from the coding sequence ATGGCACAAGGCCAAGGACAACCAATTTTAGTTTTACCTGAAGGTACTAATAGAATTTTAGGCAGAGATGCTCAAAGAAATAACATTTTAGCTGGTAAAGTATTAGCTGAAACTGTAAGGACTACACTCGGTCCAAAAGGTATGGATAAGATGCTTGTAGATGGATTAGGGGATATTGTAGTTACTAATGATGGTGTAACCATCTTAAAAGAAATGGATATTGAACATCCTGCTGCTAAAATGCTTGTTGAAGTTGCTAAAACTCAAGAAGATGAAGTAGGAGATGGAACTACTACTGCAGTAATTATTGCAGGAGAACTCCTTAAAAAATCTGAATCTTTGTTAGACATGGATATTCACCCAACTATCATTGCTATGGGTTACAGACAAGCAGCTGAAAAAGCTCAAGAAATTTTAGAAGATATATGTATCGATGATATTGAAAAAGATACTTTAGTAAAAGTTGCAATGACTGCAATGACTGGTAAAGGAACTGAAAAAGCTCGTGAACCTTTAGCTCAGCTCGTTGTTGATGCAGTTGAACAAGTAGCTGAAGATGGTGAAGTTGAATCTGATCATATTAAAATTGAGAAGAAAGAAGGAGGTACTGTTGATGAATCTGCTTTAGTTCAAGGTGTAATTATTGATAAAGAAAGAGTTCATCCAGGCATGCCTAAAAATTTAACCGATGCTAAAATTGCTTTAATTAATTCTCCAATTGAAGTAAAAGAAACTGAAATGGATGCTGAAATTAGTATTACTGATCCTACTCAAATGCAAGCTTTCATTGAACAAGAAGAAACTATGGTTAAAGATATGGTAGCTAAAATTGCATCTTCTGGTGCAGATGTTTTATTTGCTCAAAAAGGTATCGATGATTTAGCACAACATTACTTAGCTAAAGAAGGAATTATGGCTGTAAGAAGAGTCAAAAAGTCCGATATTGAAAAATTAGCTAAAGCTACTGGAGCTACTGTTGTATCTAACATAGATGATTTAGCTGCAGAAGATTTAGGTTCTGCTGGAGAAGTAACTGAAAAGAAAATATCTGGAGAAGATATGATCTTTGTAGAAAAATGTAAAGAAGCTAAAGCTGTAACTTTACTTGTAAGAGGAAGTACAAAACACATAGTTGATGAAATCCAAAGAGCTATAGATGATGCTATTGGTGTAGTAGCTGCTACTGTTGAAGATGGAAAAGTTGTAGCTGGTGGTGGAGCTCCAGAAATTGAAATGGCTAAAAAATTAAAAGATTATGCTGATTCTATTAGTGGAAGAGAACAATTAGCTGTAACTGCATTTGCAGAATCTTTAGAAGTTGTTCCTAAAACTTTAGCTGAAAATGCAGGTCTTGACAGTATTGATTCTTTAGTAGATCTCAGAGCTTCTCATGAAGACTCTCCTTATATGGGTCTCGATGTCTTTGATGGAAAAGTCACTGATATGAAGGAAGCTGGAGTAATCGAACCTAAACGTGTTAAAAAACAAGCTATTCAATCTGCTTCTGAAGCAGCTGAAATGATTTTAAGAATAGATGATGTAATTGCATCTGTTGGTGGCGGTGCACCTGATATGGGTGGTATGGATCCTGCAGCAATGGGTGGAATGCCTCCTATGATGTAA
- a CDS encoding MATE family efflux transporter translates to MNNEDGNDNDIIDDKKINNDIRDDFETEGVSTILGDPKKAILKLSGPMIIAMLITSFYSLIDGIWVAGIGHNALAAIGFIYPIFLMVMGFSQGLGVGATSVISRFIAEGDKTKADNAALHIILLTVILTILSMVSMGLFLHPILEMLGAGVTTEAMNLALSYGNVLFAGSIFIVFTATAYGILLGEGNVKKTTYAMSFGAILNIILDPIFIYVFNWGMAGVGFATVVSLGIVSVIILYWFRGDTYINFSLKYFDFNKDLLKKILAVGMPAGAESIIVAFLEGFLIMILVTVSGTDAVAVYSLGWIVIMIAIVPVLSVTDSVVPVVGASFGAGRYEDLEIIQNYSIKIGTLIAIMSALITFILAPYIAGLFTYSPETVGLHSLITDFLRIMTLFCIFIPAGYVSLSIFQGLGKGLYSFILNLVSQLIFIVIFAYILAIPIGMGQYGVWWGIIFGNIIGSTIGFIWSKLYIKNIIASKNRENKVF, encoded by the coding sequence ATGAATAATGAGGATGGTAATGATAACGATATTATTGATGATAAGAAAATTAATAATGATATAAGGGATGATTTTGAAACAGAAGGAGTATCTACTATACTTGGGGATCCAAAGAAAGCTATATTGAAATTATCTGGACCTATGATTATAGCTATGTTAATAACTTCTTTTTACAGTCTTATTGATGGCATTTGGGTAGCTGGAATTGGTCATAATGCTCTTGCAGCTATTGGATTCATATATCCTATTTTTTTGATGGTTATGGGATTTTCACAAGGTCTTGGGGTAGGAGCTACCTCTGTAATTTCTAGATTCATTGCTGAAGGAGATAAAACTAAAGCTGACAATGCTGCTCTTCATATTATTCTTCTTACAGTAATTCTGACTATTCTTTCTATGGTTTCTATGGGATTGTTTTTACATCCAATTTTAGAAATGCTTGGAGCTGGAGTCACAACAGAGGCAATGAATTTAGCACTTAGCTATGGTAATGTTTTATTTGCTGGTTCAATATTCATTGTATTTACTGCAACTGCTTATGGAATACTCTTGGGTGAAGGAAATGTTAAAAAAACTACCTATGCTATGTCTTTTGGAGCTATTTTAAATATAATTCTTGATCCTATTTTTATATATGTCTTTAATTGGGGAATGGCTGGTGTAGGATTTGCTACTGTGGTATCTTTAGGTATTGTAAGTGTTATAATTCTTTATTGGTTTAGAGGTGATACTTACATAAATTTTTCCTTAAAGTATTTTGATTTTAATAAAGATCTTTTAAAGAAGATTTTAGCTGTAGGTATGCCTGCAGGGGCAGAATCTATTATAGTTGCTTTTTTAGAAGGATTTTTAATCATGATATTAGTTACAGTTTCTGGAACTGATGCTGTAGCTGTTTATTCATTAGGTTGGATAGTTATAATGATAGCTATTGTCCCAGTTCTATCTGTTACAGATTCTGTTGTTCCTGTAGTCGGTGCTTCATTTGGTGCAGGAAGGTATGAAGATTTGGAAATAATTCAAAATTATTCAATAAAAATTGGAACTTTAATAGCTATTATGTCTGCTTTAATCACTTTTATATTGGCACCTTATATTGCAGGATTATTTACTTATTCTCCTGAAACAGTGGGGTTACATAGTCTTATTACAGACTTTTTAAGAATAATGACATTATTCTGTATATTTATTCCAGCAGGATATGTATCTTTATCAATATTTCAAGGTTTAGGAAAAGGTTTGTATTCTTTTATATTGAACTTAGTAAGTCAACTTATTTTCATTGTAATATTTGCTTATATTTTAGCTATTCCTATTGGCATGGGTCAATATGGTGTTTGGTGGGGAATTATCTTTGGAAACATAATTGGGAGTACAATCGGTTTCATATGGTCAAAATTATATATAAAAAACATTATAGCTTCTAAAAATAGGGAAAATAAAGTTTTTTGA
- a CDS encoding cyclase family protein has protein sequence MNHKYIDLSHEMKDNMIVYPGDPEFILKDITKDSNYSLFEISGSLHTGTHIDAPYHYIKNGKKVNDLSLNTLTGKASVLKTKDDVFNRSIKIEDIEQYKNKELEEIKSMKNIESKDGLEKIIILNTNWYKHWGEEDYFLKNPYISKQLAKFFIENEISGIAIDTCSVDKIGENKIHKKLLKNNIWIVENLNKTDKLVKEKYDSYFIPLNISSEASYIRAFVKE, from the coding sequence ATGAACCATAAATATATAGATTTAAGTCATGAAATGAAAGATAATATGATTGTTTATCCCGGAGATCCTGAATTCATATTAAAAGATATTACAAAAGATTCTAACTACTCTTTGTTCGAAATAAGTGGAAGTTTACATACTGGAACACATATTGATGCTCCTTATCATTATATTAAAAATGGTAAAAAAGTTAATGATTTGAGTCTTAATACATTGACAGGGAAAGCTAGTGTTTTAAAAACAAAAGATGATGTTTTTAATAGAAGTATAAAAATAGAAGATATTGAACAATATAAAAACAAGGAACTTGAAGAAATTAAATCAATGAAAAATATTGAATCAAAAGATGGTCTAGAAAAAATCATTATTTTAAATACAAATTGGTACAAGCATTGGGGTGAAGAAGACTATTTCCTTAAAAATCCTTATATCTCAAAACAATTAGCTAAGTTCTTTATTGAAAATGAGATTTCTGGGATTGCTATAGATACCTGTTCAGTGGATAAAATAGGTGAAAATAAAATTCATAAAAAATTACTTAAAAATAATATATGGATTGTTGAAAACTTAAATAAGACAGATAAATTAGTAAAAGAAAAATATGACTCCTATTTTATTCCATTAAACATATCCTCAGAAGCATCTTACATAAGAGCTTTTGTAAAAGAGTAA
- the asd gene encoding aspartate-semialdehyde dehydrogenase gives MVNVGVLGATGMVGQRFIQLLDKHPDFEITALAASSRSAGKKYEDATTWYLDDAMPESVKDIVVSETDPSLISNDVDILFSSLPTENAAVVEPKFAEKFIVASNASAMRMEKDVPLVIPEVNHEFLDIIEIQQKNRGWDGFIVTNPNCSTIALTLTLKPIYDNYDINRVYVSTMQAVSGAGYNGVPSMAIVDNLVPFIGGEEEKMESETLHLLGILDGLEVKPAQFGLTASCHRVAVLDGHTESVFIELDQNVDIDDIKNDIANFKSLPQELDLYSAPKSPVIVKEEDNRPQPRMDRNADGGMAVTVGRLRKDPVFDNSFKYVLVGHNTIRGAAGASILNAELINRTIL, from the coding sequence ATGGTAAATGTAGGAGTACTTGGTGCAACTGGAATGGTCGGACAAAGATTTATTCAGCTTTTGGATAAACACCCTGATTTTGAAATAACTGCTTTAGCAGCTTCTTCTCGTTCAGCTGGTAAAAAATATGAAGATGCTACAACATGGTATCTTGATGATGCTATGCCAGAATCTGTAAAAGATATTGTTGTATCAGAGACCGACCCTTCTTTAATAAGTAATGATGTTGATATACTGTTCTCATCTCTCCCCACTGAAAATGCAGCTGTTGTAGAGCCAAAATTTGCAGAAAAGTTTATAGTTGCATCTAATGCAAGTGCGATGAGAATGGAAAAAGATGTTCCTCTTGTAATTCCAGAGGTCAACCATGAATTTTTAGATATTATAGAAATTCAGCAAAAAAATAGAGGTTGGGATGGCTTCATAGTTACTAATCCTAACTGTAGTACTATTGCATTAACATTAACTTTAAAACCAATTTATGATAATTATGATATAAATAGAGTGTATGTATCTACTATGCAAGCTGTTTCTGGTGCTGGTTATAATGGAGTTCCTTCAATGGCTATTGTGGATAACTTAGTTCCTTTTATTGGTGGTGAAGAAGAAAAAATGGAAAGTGAAACACTTCATTTACTTGGAATTCTTGATGGATTAGAGGTTAAACCTGCTCAATTCGGTCTTACAGCATCTTGCCATAGAGTAGCTGTTTTAGATGGTCATACTGAATCAGTTTTCATTGAATTAGATCAAAATGTTGATATAGATGATATAAAAAATGATATAGCTAATTTCAAATCTCTTCCTCAAGAATTAGATTTATATTCTGCTCCAAAAAGCCCAGTTATTGTTAAAGAGGAAGATAATAGACCTCAACCAAGAATGGATAGAAATGCTGATGGTGGCATGGCTGTAACTGTTGGAAGACTTAGAAAAGATCCTGTGTTTGACAATAGTTTTAAATATGTTTTAGTTGGCCATAATACTATTCGTGGTGCAGCTGGAGCTTCTATTTTAAATGCTGAATTGATTAATAGGACTATTTTATGA
- the dapB gene encoding 4-hydroxy-tetrahydrodipicolinate reductase, whose amino-acid sequence MLKVAVTGAGGRMGSGIIKKILEQDDIEVVAAIEIPNTPLEGKDIGEVIGIGSIGVKTNGAQNLESVLKDAKPDVLVDFTIANAAFETVKIAASLGVNIVVGTTGFTDEQSMEIANIVEKSNIKAVVSSNMAIGVNVFFKVLRDLTPILNDFDIEIIEAHHNKKKDSPSGTAMTAFETIADSLERNADEVCVYGRQGLVGERTKEEIGLHAIRGGDIVGDHTVMFIGDGERLEITHRAHTREVFIAGVMRSLRFIMNSESGKVSDMADVLGIK is encoded by the coding sequence ATGTTGAAAGTTGCTGTAACTGGAGCTGGTGGGAGAATGGGCTCTGGTATTATTAAAAAAATCCTTGAACAGGATGATATTGAAGTAGTAGCTGCTATTGAAATACCAAACACTCCTCTTGAAGGAAAAGATATTGGGGAAGTTATTGGAATTGGTAGTATTGGTGTTAAAACTAATGGAGCTCAAAATTTAGAGTCCGTACTTAAAGATGCAAAGCCAGATGTTTTAGTAGACTTTACAATAGCTAATGCTGCATTTGAAACAGTGAAAATAGCTGCTTCACTTGGTGTTAATATTGTTGTTGGAACTACTGGTTTTACAGATGAACAATCTATGGAAATAGCTAATATTGTTGAAAAATCTAATATTAAAGCTGTTGTTTCTTCAAATATGGCCATAGGTGTTAATGTTTTCTTTAAAGTCTTACGTGATTTAACTCCAATTCTAAATGATTTTGACATTGAAATTATTGAAGCTCATCACAATAAAAAGAAAGATTCTCCTTCTGGAACAGCTATGACTGCTTTTGAGACAATAGCTGATTCTCTTGAAAGAAATGCTGATGAAGTTTGCGTTTATGGTAGACAAGGTCTTGTAGGGGAGCGAACTAAAGAAGAAATTGGTCTTCATGCTATACGTGGTGGAGATATTGTTGGTGACCATACTGTAATGTTTATAGGCGATGGTGAACGCCTTGAAATCACTCATAGAGCTCATACAAGAGAAGTTTTCATAGCAGGTGTTATGAGATCTTTGAGGTTTATTATGAATTCTGAATCTGGTAAAGTTAGTGATATGGCTGATGTTTTAGGAATTAAATAA
- the dapA gene encoding 4-hydroxy-tetrahydrodipicolinate synthase translates to MNFEGTAVAMITPFTEDNEVDEEGYRENINFLIENGVDGLLAAGTTGESATITIPEQKKLIDILIEEVDGRVQTIAGAGSNSTKDALELVQYAESAGADMALVITPYYNKPQPHGLIEHYKTINNNSDIPIIVYNVPSRTGTDIDPETITAVAGLDNVVAIKEANPNLDKMSKTRKTLIEADLEDKFSILSGNDDLTVPMMSLGAKGVISVVANVDPFRMSQMVNNCLDGSYERAMDLHYELYNLMKILFIESNPVPTKVALKMLGRPSGDIRLPLAPLKDENRLKVKQVLNDLELL, encoded by the coding sequence ATGAATTTTGAAGGTACAGCAGTAGCTATGATTACACCTTTTACAGAAGATAATGAAGTTGATGAAGAGGGGTATAGAGAAAATATTAACTTCCTGATTGAAAATGGTGTAGATGGTTTATTAGCTGCTGGAACAACTGGGGAATCAGCTACTATAACGATTCCTGAACAAAAAAAACTTATTGATATTTTAATTGAAGAAGTTGATGGAAGAGTTCAAACAATTGCAGGTGCAGGAAGCAACTCAACAAAAGATGCATTGGAGCTTGTTCAATATGCAGAAAGTGCTGGTGCAGATATGGCACTTGTTATAACTCCTTACTATAATAAACCACAACCTCATGGGCTCATTGAACATTATAAAACTATAAACAACAATTCAGATATTCCAATCATTGTTTATAATGTTCCTAGTCGTACTGGTACTGATATTGATCCTGAAACTATAACTGCTGTAGCAGGATTAGATAATGTTGTTGCTATAAAAGAAGCAAACCCAAATCTTGACAAAATGTCTAAAACTCGAAAAACATTAATTGAAGCTGATTTAGAAGATAAATTTTCTATTCTTTCTGGAAATGATGATCTTACAGTTCCTATGATGTCACTTGGGGCAAAAGGTGTTATTAGTGTTGTAGCTAATGTTGATCCTTTTAGAATGAGTCAAATGGTTAATAATTGTCTGGATGGTAGCTATGAAAGAGCTATGGACCTACATTATGAATTATATAATCTTATGAAAATTTTATTTATTGAAAGTAATCCTGTTCCAACTAAAGTTGCTTTGAAAATGTTAGGGAGACCTTCTGGAGATATAAGATTACCTCTTGCTCCATTAAAAGATGAAAATAGGTTAAAAGTTAAACAGGTTTTAAATGATTTAGAATTATTATAA